The region gctttcttctttttcttcagccttttatagtccaaggtgcaaaggatatttctgttgagagaatatgaccgttggagggcatttctggaacttccagaacctgctgtggctgaaccttggtaggtaggcttttcagaatagtacactgctcttgtacttcttgatagagacatttgcctttaaccattgacttctgatcagaggaatgcttcgtgttggaacttgtgaagcttggtgatcagagtcagagggatgcttggatcctctgaccttcgtaacttctgcttctggaccttcagagcttctggaccttcagagcctctggtccctcagagcttctggtcttcagatcttctgatcctcagatcttctgatcctctgatcttctgatcctctgatcctcagatcctctgatcttcagatcttctgatcttcagatcctctgatcctcagatcctctgatctttagatcttctgatcttcagaacttctgacgaatatatcttctggtgtcagaatcagaacctgtttgtcaaaacactcaagacaaacattagagtatcatagttgttcatccacaaataaatacttgttatcatcaaaacatagagttgtaccacatgaccaaatcttgatcttacaatctccccctttttgatgatgacaaaaccatgtattttgatgaacaactctaaacaaataaactgaatacactcagagtataaggtatcagagttaaaacttatcctgatgtgtatagtttttcttgctccttctgaatccaagactcgtgcttgattctgagctaagctccccctgaatctaatacttaatatcaacgttagtaatatctagattctgagctaaataatataggagttgtcaagatactatcagttctccccctttttgtcataagcaaaaagaatgaaggtgggaaaaaaatagtaagagcataagacgaaatactccccctcagaatcTGTTTGTGATGACCATAATCATGTGCTTGTTGGAGACAATTTGATTGGATTGGCACCTGCCCATAGGAAAATGAATGAGGCTGACATTACTCAATTGAATTGCTATAGGATGGCAGGAATCAACACTCCAAAAGCTTACGGTGTGTTTGCCAACCAGATGGGTGGATATCACAATGTTCCTTTTGGTCCGAGACAAATGTACAATGAACGATTTAAAAAGAAGAAGGCCAAAGTATGTGATGCGAGAGGTGTCATTGGTTTCTTACGTAAGTTGAAGGAGAAAGATCCTGATCTGTTTTGGAAACACACTTATAATCAGGATCGAAGGCTAGACAAGTTGTTTTGGAGTGATGGTTGCAGCCGTGACAACtattcattgtttggtgatgtgtTGGCGTTTGATGCAACGTACAAGAAGAACAAGTACAAGCGGCCACTTGTTATATTCTCTGGGGTTAATCATCACAACCAAACAATTATATTTGCTGCTGCTCTAATTTCCAATGAGCAAGAGGATACATATGTTTGGTTGCTTCAGAATTTGTTGGATGCAATGCACGGGAAGTTTCCAATGTCGGTGATCACAGATGGAGATCTGGCAATGAAAAATGCGATTAGAAAGGTTTTACCAAATGCTCATCATAGGTTATGTGCTTGGCATCTTCTCCGGAATGCAGTGAGCAATGTTGCTGAACCAAAATTCATTAAAATACTTACTAGATGCATGCTTTGGGATCTTGAAGTAGCTGAGTTTGAGAAAAAATGGTCTGAAATGGTGATTGAATGTGGATGTGAAGAGAATGAATGGGTTCAAGACTTGTATGCGCGGAAGAAGATGTGGGCTACTGCACATATGCGGGGTGACTTTTTTGCGGGCTTCCGTACGACCTCTCGAGGGTTGAGGGATTACACGCCCAGGTTGGCAAGTTTGTTGACTCATGGAATAACTTGACAGATTTTATGCACAATTTCAACCGATATTTGAGTTATCAGCGACAAAGGGAACTTGAGGCTGATTTTGCATCTATGCACGGAGACCATGTTCCTCAAACCCAACTAAAGAGACTTGAAAGGTCCGCTTCCAACCATTATACAAATAGCATTTTCAAGCTTATCTCTAAGGGTCTTCATCGGTCAATGATGCTAAAGGTGGATCTTTACAAGGAGACTTCAAGTTCCATCATTTACTTTGTCTCGCATTTCTCCTTGTCTAGTAGGAAATGGGTTGTCTCATTGTGCCAAACAAGTGCTGTCTTTAAATGCTCTTGTATGAGGATGGAATCGCATGGTATTCCGTGCGATCACATTCTTGCTGTATGCAGATTTTTAGACCTACCTGAAATTCCCTCAACCTTAATTATGGGGAGATGGACCAAATCAACAAAAGAGGGTCTTGACTTGCGTGGGGAACAATTGGCTTCATGGGACCCAATGGATGTTTGTAGATTTCACGTTTTGAGGGAAAACTGCAGGAGGATGGCTAAAGCAGCTTGTAGAGCACCAGATAAGTTTCGGGAAACAAATGAGATTGTTTTGAAACAGGCAAGAAAGATGGAAAAAAGTGATGATGTCGTAAAAGAACCTGTACCAAGGGTGGATAATGATCCTGACAGGTACTTGCGTGACCCCCTCAAACACGTTAAAAAACGCATGGATAGTGCACTTGGAGAGGGGAGACGTACTACCCACTGCGGTCTTTGCGGTGATGCGGGGCATAATCGAAAAACTTGCCTAAGACAAACATAATGAGGTGAGAATATTTCTGTTTTGGTCCATAATTGTGATGCTAGTTGGGTTTAAATGTGTTGAGGCTCTATCctttcttttctccttttgACATATCAATTTCCAAAACACAATCCAATTAATTAATTGTAGTAGTAATTTAATTTTGATCTTTGTATTGTAACAGGTGTGCTGCTGGAGCATTGATGCAGTTGAAGTGCATACTTGGAGATGTAGCTGGAGATGGTCTGTTTGTACCTTACTCATATATTTGTGATTTCATTTAGGTTTGATGATGATGGATCATAAGCCAATACATTGATGAGCTGTGGTGTGTTTGGTCTGTTTGAATTGTAATAATTCTAGTATGTGGACCCTTGTTGGTTTCATTTGTGGTACCCTTTCTGCTATTTCAAAATGTGCTGGACCAGTGGACACGCcttaaatataattataattctGTTTTTCCCTATTTTACTTCACGGATTAGGCTTTTTTTTGTTAACaggttgtaatttttttttctgttttagcattttttttggaggaagatatagatatagattggGCCTTAGAATTTAATGGCCCAAACCGGCCCAAACAATCCAAAGAAAGTAGGGTGATTCCAGCAGCAAtccaattaattatttttaaaatcagcTCATAAAATGTTGACGATTAATACATGAAAAGAGAATTTTATCCTTTATTTGAACAACCAAACATTAAACTACGGAACCTTAAACTACATCCGACAAATTTAAATTAAAGCGGTGAGGATGTCGCTTTACAATAAAGTTCAGTAACGGCGACGGCGGTAGTAGTGAATAGCGACTTCATAAGTGTCACAAAACTTAGTAGGCCTAACTGTTATACTATCACCTTCATCCAAATTGTGTTCTAACACAAAATCATACCAGCCTGTCCCCCCAAAATAACACGTGAATGCACTGTTGTAATGCCAAATGAGTCTCACATAGTAACGTCTCCCTCCAGTGGTTTCCAAATGGACATGTGAATACCTTCGTGACATCCATGTTCGGACAAAACTTGCGGGGATGCACTAAAAATCAAAGTTGAGCACAAATAAATTAGAtgctgaaaaataaaaatggtgCACAAATTAATGAGATGATGACAAAATCAGTTTCACTACCAATGCTTGGTCCGCTGAAGCTTGAGAATATGTAATTTCCTTGGTGAAAGAAGGAACAAAAGGACCATGCCCCACTCTCTCTTCACGTTCAACAGGTTGTTGGACCTCCGGCAGGATCATCTCTTCCTCATGTTGTGATTCATCATCTGAATGAACCTCAATTGGCTCCTCCTTGATCTTGCCATATGTAGAGCAGGCCATTTTTTCTAATGGAATTGAGTTGTGAGTGAGAGTGGGTCGGTTGAAAGGGACGTGAGTGAGGGTGTGGGTGGGTTGAAAGGGACGTGAATGAGTGTGTGTTTATATAGAAGGGGTGTGTTGGTGGGGGAGTGGTTACAAGCATTAATGGTTTGTTAATGGGTAATTGAATGAGTTTTGGTAGTTACGGTCAGCAACTTTGACCATAAAGTTGGGAAACGGTGCCTGACCATGCATTTAGGTTcctaaaattttgaaattctaacaTGCTGACTGCTGACCAACATTCAAAGTCACATAATTTCTGACTTTGCACTTAGGTCCTTATATCCTTCTTATTAATGGTTTAGTGTCAACAAATTATTGGGCCAAGTCAGCCCACTACTCAAACTTTTGTGTTAAAATTCAATGGGCCAAGTAGGCCCATTACTCActtttacttaatttttttgtaaaaattaATGGGCCAAGGCGCCCCACtactcatatttttttttgttactgtTTAATGGGCCACGAAGACaacttttaataaaaataaaaaataatagaaataacAAATGCAAATGCAAATGCAAATGCAATAATATCATATAATATCCCACAAATGGTGGTAATACCCTGCAAACTCAGAACTACAAACAATTTTTCAAATGCAAATGCAataatatcatatcatatcccACAAATGGTGGTAATACTATGCATTGCCCACCAGAGGAAATTCAATGCATTGTATTACCACACCACAGAATCATCCAATCATCCAGTAGCATAATTACAAGAGGTTCAACAGGGAACAAAACATATTTGCGACAAAATACTCATGTGGTTGAAAAACCAGttaatcaacaaaaacaaaaaataaccaTATTCTCCACAACTTCCACTAGCCTCCTCCACAGCCACATCAAGCTGAACATCAGTAAACACAAAAAACTTCTATCAGAAAACTTCTATCAACAACAAAACATCAGTGCTGGCCTCAATCTATATCAGCAACATGAAGGCTGGTCCAGAGCAAGGAAGCCTTCTCTTCAAAAACTCTCCTCATGTCGTTATGATCTCCAGACAAAAGACTGGTGCCTGTTTTCATACGCACAGCACAATCATTCGGCTACAACATAAACATAAACAACTTCATGTTATTGGGGCTAAAACAAATGTTATTAATTGGAAAAATAGCACAAACAAACAGTCACATGTACATATGTTAAGAATTACTTACATATCCACTGTGATTGGGGCTAAACCCAGCTCCCATCTCAAGCCAATTCAGCACCCAAACCGCTGAATCATGACTGCAGTCAAACCAGGAGGAATTAATTAGACAAAGTAGACAAACAGTTGCTGGATTTCTATATAATCCATTAATTATTGTTACATATACCAGCTCCCAGTGTTGGGGATTCCCCTTGCTTCCTTCAGCTGCCATGAATGGAAATCTGACATTTTTCGGAAGAAATCCATTTCAACATATCTGCCTGATGTACTCATCATTTGCATAAGTGTATCACACTGCCAACATAACCAgaaaaacattaaatttgaaGGTGAATAAATAATGCAAGTAAGATATTGAAGTTAGACAAGTAATTACCATTGTTCGCATGCTTGCACATCTAATGGGTACATCATCCACATTGAGATGGGAATCAAAGTAACAGATAGCATAATCCACAATAGAAATTACCATCAAATACCAATGACCAGACTCACTCTTCATAGGAACATAAATCTACACATGATTGAAATATGTTAATTGGTAACCACAATGAGTTTTCATCCCCCTTCCAATTATATCAATACTTACAAAGCTTAGTGTGTTCCATGGAGACATGAAAGGGATGAAGTAAGCCCTAGCAAGCTTTTCAATAGAAACACCCTTGTAAACATCATCCTAATAAAAGCACAAAAATGCAACAACTTAAATAAAAATGCTCCATTGAAAATTTTCAGAATAATTTAAAAAGAGgatatgaaattaaattaacaCTTACCACAAAAGATGGTGGAATGCACCATATAGTATCGTTCAGAAGATAGCTCTGTTCCCGCGCTATCTTTACAGCAATCAAATTGAAAATCTAAATGCAAACAAACAAAAAGACAAATACATAAGAACAGTCTTAAATGCAAGCAACAACAATCTAATCAATAAACCACCTTATCTGTAATTTGTTGACCAGGCACCAAGCAATCAAAATCCTTTCTCCTTGCTTCATGTGAATCCATGCTTAGTACAACCTCTCTGTTACACAGCAGCGCAAAACATTACGTATCTAAACAGGATCAGGATTGTAACAGATTGCAAATAAATAATAAGGATCAACTTACTCCGGGTCTTGGTCCTTGTGGAATAAATACACAGCAGCTTGAGCTTCAAAATGACCCCAGTCAAACTCCGATGGGATGTTAAACTTTAAATTGGCAGACTGCCATCATAAATAATAAGTTAGATATGACATAAAAGTTTAACATTTCACACCAAATAACACTGTTATTCAGCACTTTATACTGTTACAATTACCTTGGGAAAAATGGGAGCAGGTGAGGGCCGAATGTATAGTCTAGCTTGCGTCACCGGGTTAATGACCTTAGAGGCAGGGAGAGTAGTTAGGAAACTGCTTGGAGGCTTTTTGGCAGACGACGGGGAACGAAATAGCTTCTGCTTTGTTTCTTCAACATCTTTCCTCACAAAGGCTCCAATAACTCCCTACAACATTGCAGATTCAATGTCAAACACAAACACTAAAGCTTGAGGTCATTAGAAATACAAATTATTAAGGGTGAGGTcattagaaataaaaatataaacctCCACAGATGTAGCACTCCGAAAGCTTTTTTGCAACCACGGTGTAAGAAAGGGTGTGTTCTTTGTGTTCTTTGGTGTTTCTGGAGTGCACAGATTTTCAGCCCtagcagcaacagcaacatCACTCACTTGGGTTTGGATAGCAGCAGATGAACCTTCATCAGTCTCCAAATCAGCTCCATCAAAATCAACATTCAATATGTCATTTTCCATGATCTCAGCTACAACTCTTGTCCTCATCCTTTTGTTGTTACCAGCAGAACTTGAAGTGCGTTTAGACCTAATACCAGCACCAGATGCACTTTTCCCCTTTGATTGACTACAACCTTTAGGCTCTGACGCAGTGACTTTAGCTTTCATAACAGCAGAAGATGCAGACCCTTTAGATTGACTAACAAATTTGTGATGTGCTGTAGTTACATCTGGTTTCTCAACCATGCTCAAATACTTCTCTACCCTCCCCATATTAGCTTGCATCCCAGCCTGAATAGTTTGAAATTCCTCTAGCCGAGCATCTACACTTTCAAACTTCAGCAACGCAGCTTTCACCGACCCAGCAAGACTAATTACAGCAGTGTTAATCTGTTTAACATCACTGCAAAGTGCTGTTGGATCAAAATGCTCAACCACCCTAGCCTCCACATGTACAATGTCTGTCATAGTATCTAAGCTGAAGATTAAATACATTAGAGGAAGTTAGAAACTTAGTTCTTGGATCATTTCTGGAATATCTCATTATTAATAAGAATATTTCGAAACTCACATTACATTAAATTGTATAGGTAAGAAATAAGGTAAGAAATCATGTTCAGGCTGATTAATGGTTGAAGACAAGAAATAAGGTATGAAAAATAATGCTAAATAACTATATCtaacaaattttaaaacaatgttattttttttaaaagatctAATGTTAATATGAtggaagagaaaaagagaaaaactcAGGTTACAAAGATAGTTAAAATCAAACAAAATGATGTGCAACAAGTTCAAATCAAAATGATGTTAGGCAAGAAGACTAACTCAACTAACCTTCCTTCCCCTCCGTCCAATGGAGTATTCAGGCTTGGTTCATCCTCGGCAAACTTCCCAGGTTCAGATCCAGATCCACCCATGATGACTTACACGAAAAAAGAGTTACGGTTAACCAAATTCAAAAACAGGTTCAACAAGACTAAAAAGTAAGAGAAGGGAAGAGAACTAGTAGGGTTGGTAAGGGTAAGAGTATCTTACTTCAGAGGATTGTGATTGTGATAGGGTGGGTGTTGAAAATCCCAATTTAATAGTAATATATAGTCACTTTGTCACTttgttgggtttgggtttacaagtaGTCACCAATCAGGCCCATTAGTCAGTCAATTTCACTTCAACTAGATAATTAGAATAGAAAATAACTAGAATTTTCCAAGTAAGACCGTGGGACCCCACAATCAGAAACACAAAACCACTTCCATTTCCATTTCTATCAATGCTCAGAACTCAACTCAGGACCCACAATCCAATCCAGACTCATTGAAGATTATCATTTATCaaatttaacattactttaaaTTAAACAGACATGCCTTCCAaacataaacaacttaaattatATTACACATCACACATTACATTACAATAACACTTGGATCCAACACAATACACAGACatacataattaaaaaaaatacatttaatgtCAAAATTACAAAACAACAAAACTAGGAAAGCAGCACATATGATGTCAGCATCATGCCAAGGAAAATACCAAACAAAATACAACACATGGAATCCCACAAAAAACTTCTTGGTTGAGCATTTGAAATTCGAAGACCTTGATTTTCAGAGGATGACTCTCTCAGAGGCTCATCTAAGCCTCCACAGGCAGCAAGTGTGGGGGCAAAGTGTAAATCCCCCTCCCAGTGAACATGTTCAACTGGCCTTGGTCCTCTATAAGGAAAATTCCTCACACCTCCCTCAGCCAAAAAACGCATCCACGCGCTAGCAGCATCCTCGCAAGTGGGGTATTTTTTAAAATCTGCATTAGGGAATCCATAAACCCGCCGGTTGCAATCATGCCAATTTGCGTATATCCCAGGCTCTCTACCAACAAAAACAACATATTTACCCATTGTTGCCTCAAGAGGTGGTGGTCGTACCCTATTTCGTCTTTGCATTTTTTTAAACTGGTGGTTTGGATGTATCACTACCTTGGctgtataaataaataaaattgtgtaTTATTATTACTCAAACGACTCGATAACTATGCAAGCTGCAAAAGCTGCAACAGGGTACAGAGACAGAGTAGGCTTTAAACCTACCTCTGTCATCTGTGGTATTTCAGAGttcaaaagaaagaagaaggggACTTCACGTGCTATGTTAGCTGAACACGCAACATGCGTGGCAGCAGAAAAGaagctgagagagaaagagaaagaaaggggTCAGGGAAGGAAGAGGACAAACCCAGTACAGTACAACATATTATTATGTAggtaatactccctccggtcctatttataagcatgaaagagaagaaaaatcttggtcctttttataagaaccaaatgaaagtttgagctatattaatttttttttccaatgatgcccttattaattctaacttgtaaaatgtgcctcattaattattctctctctttcccactttccaatactaataacaaagggtaattttggaagtttattttgattcaagacaaatttaatgcattttatctagtttaactacatttcttaaactatgtgattttttttttgctgcttataaataggaccggagggagtaatattttaaaagttaataaTAGTAGTTAAtagttatttaattatttttcaaaaatattgaatttttaattattaaagaaATTAATAGTGCAATTTAAATATCTTCtgtaaagaattttttttaaatatacaactataatttataaatattttttcttttaatttaatatttttttctggtcaattaataataaatatttattatttttttcaaattatcatttcttttttatttattaaaatttttaatattcattctttatttaaatttaaattaattaatactttattttaaataaataatagttTTTCTCTggtcaattaaaaataaattagtttGTTTAGTTTATAAGTAGTTTTCAGGCCCTgaccgtaaaaaaaaaaacatgtagtTTTATGGCCCAGGATGATTCGGGGAAAAAACTAAGTGGGCCAAACAAAAAACAACAGGACAAACAAAAAACGAGCAAGTGAGAGAAAAAAATTCATGCCAACGGCCCACTAACCTCACCGGACAAAAACACAACACTTCGTCGATCCCAGCACACCCAGCAATCCCAAAATCAGATTCACCTCcttaataattgattttgattttcgcATGATGATTAGGGAACGATGATTAGCCCATAAACACCCTAAGTTCAAATTCAACAAAGAACAATTGTTAGTATGCATTCAATCAATCAGATCAAATCAATTATAAAATGCTTACATGAGTCACTCAATCCCCAAATCAATACCCAGAAAATTCTTCAAATAACAGTGATTCAATTCCAGAGACAACAACAAATCAGCTGATGTATCCTAAACCCCAAATCAACGTAATGAAAATCCCAAATTTATACcacaaaaaaaacctaatttgGAAACTgcaaaacaaacaacaaattaaTTTAACCCAAATCACCATTCTCAGAAAACAATTTCCAAATTCCCAAATTGTCCAGCCCGCAAACCCTAATTTGTAAAATCATCCAAAATCCCTAAATCAATTTAACCATTTTCCTCAAAATTTTTCAAAATCCCAGGAATTCAACCCAGAAATCCCCATATATCAACCCACAAAGCAAAAGTAGAGGGGAATCGAACAATTACGTGGGAGAAAGAAGAATATGTCCAGAATCGAAGATATGAGGACATGAACAGCAAGATCCAAAGCCACACCCAGCCTCGATCGAGGATAACAAATCCACACCCAGATCGGAAAAACCCACGACAAGGACAATGATGGAAGGTTTCCATCGATATCTGGGTGTGGGTTTCAAACGATGGGCAATGTCGGTTTCGAAGGGGGAGGTGGGTTTCAAAGGGAAAGGTGGGTTTCGAAGGGGGGAGGTGGGTTTCAAAGGGAAAGGTGGGTTTCGAAGGGGGAGGTTGGGGACAGAGAAGATTGGAGTGGGAGACGGAGAAGGATGGAGGGTTCTGGAGACGGAGAAGATTGGAGTGTTCGATGGTGGGTGTGGGGGTGGCTAGGAACCCTAGATGAACATTCTGGATCTGGATTGGTTTCTTTGTGTGTGGAGTTGGAGAGGATAATATGAATTGGTTTAATTGAATTGAATGGGTAGATAGGGTAAGTTGGGTAGATCTGATTAACATTAATGtggtta is a window of Lotus japonicus ecotype B-129 chromosome 5, LjGifu_v1.2 DNA encoding:
- the LOC130719781 gene encoding protein FAR1-RELATED SEQUENCE 5-like; translated protein: MAGINTPKAYGVFANQMGGYHNVPFGPRQMYNERFKKKKAKVCDARGVIGFLRKLKEKDPDLFWKHTYNQDRRLDKLFWSDGCSRDNYSLFGDVLAFDATYKKNKYKRPLVIFSGVNHHNQTIIFAAALISNEQEDTYVWLLQNLLDAMHGKFPMSVITDGDLAMKNAIRKVLPNAHHRLCAWHLLRNAVSNVAEPKFIKILTRCMLWDLEVAEFEKKWSEMVIECGCEENEWVQDLYARKKMWATAHMRDFMHNFNRYLSYQRQRELEADFASMHGDHVPQTQLKRLERSASNHYTNSIFKLISKGLHRSMMLKVDLYKETSSSIIYFVSHFSLSSRKWVVSLCQTSAVFKCSCMRMESHGIPCDHILAVCRFLDLPEIPSTLIMGRWTKSTKEGLDLRGEQLASWDPMDVCRFHVLRENCRRMAKAACRAPDKFRETNEIVLKQARKMEKSDDVVKEPVPRVDNDPDRCAAGALMQLKCILGDVAGDGLMMMDHKPIH